A genomic segment from Zygotorulaspora mrakii chromosome 1, complete sequence encodes:
- the AVT2 gene encoding Avt2p (similar to Saccharomyces cerevisiae AVT2 (YEL064C); ancestral locus Anc_1.80) — protein sequence MAPKDYAALDDEGDDGDGKDDMNIPDVQFEMSNFTNKTKLIEDSIENGVFDLDNTIGIPDYDVNVVLSEDPLVRDVLRENENKSTMRWAFMNMANSILGAGVISQPFALKNCGIIGGLVAYFLLGFLVDWTLRLIAINLVLTGTQTYQDTIQSVMGRKGKILILVTNGLFAFGGCIGFCIIIGDTVPHVLRSLFHSNSFFLRRNVIISLVTFFISYPLSLQRNIAALSKASFLALVSMVVIVFSVIIRGPMLNSALKSEGLSIENIFVTPRFFRGVSVISFALVCHHNTSFIFLSMKNRSIQKFSKLTHISSVVSVIFCMLMGYSGFGVFGMKTKGNILNNFPVNDKTINIARLCFGFNMLTTFPLEIFVLRDVISTCFQKQISTNCEPAILSTKLHFIITTVLVFGTMSVSLTTCNLGALFELIGATTASIMAYILPPLTNLLLRREKSSFKSKSPHILSIIFGATMMIVSSAQTIFEAIHGEDQNHCEI from the coding sequence ATGGCTCCCAAGGACTATGCAGCCTTGGATGATGAAGGAGATGATGGTGATGGGAAGGATGATATGAATATTCCTGATGTTCAGTTCGAAATGTCTAACTTTACCAATAAGACAAAACTCATAGAAGACAGTATAGAGAATGGTGTATTTGACTTGGATAATACCATTGGGATACCTGATTATGATGTTAATGTCGTTCTTTCAGAGGATCCACTTGTACGGGATGTATTAAGAGAAAACGAGAATAAATCTACCATGCGGTGGGCGTTTATGAACATGGCAAATAGCATTCTTGGTGCTGGGGTTATCAGTCAACCATTTGCACTGAAAAATTGTGGAATAATCGGTGGCCTCGTCGCTTATTTCCTCTTAGGATTTCTGGTGGATTGGACTCTTAGATTAATCGCAATAAATCTTGTTCTTACGGGAACTCAAACCTACCAGGACACCATCCAATCTGTTATGGGTAGGAAGGGTAAGATCTTAATTTTGGTAACCAACGGCCTATTTGCCTTTGGTGGTTGTATTGGATTTTGCATCATTATTGGAGATACCGTCCCTCACGTACTCCGAtcactttttcattcaaatagCTTCTTCCTCAGAAGAAACGTGATTATCAGTTTGGttacattttttatctcttATCCCCTGTCTTTGCAGAGAAATATTGCTGCGTTATCCAAAGCCTCTTTTCTGGCTCTAGTCAGCATGGTTGTGATAGTATTTAGCGTCATCATACGTGGACCAATGTTAAACTCGGCCTTAAAGAGTGAAGgtctttcaattgaaaacattttCGTCACTCCCAGATTTTTCCGTGGCGTTTCTGTAATTTCATTCGCATTGGTGTGCCATCATAATACAAgctttatatttttgtccATGAAGAATAGGAGTATTCAGAAGTTTTCTAAACTGACGCATATAAGTTCCGTTGTATCAGTAATATTTTGCATGCTAATGGGATATTCTGGTTTCGGAGTTTTCGGAATGAAGACCAAAGGTAACATTCTGAATAACTTTCCCGTGAATGACAAAACTATCAACATTGCCAGGCTCTGCTTTGGTTTCAACATGCTAACGACTTTTCCTCTGGagatttttgttttacgTGACGTCATCTCTActtgttttcaaaagcaaaTATCAACTAATTGTGAACCTGCTATTCTTTCTACAAAACTACACTTCATTATTACAACAGTTTTGGTATTTGGTACTATGTCTGTGTCATTAACTACATGCAATCTTGGTGcactttttgaattgattgGGGCAACAACGGCGAGTATAATGGCATACATACTACCTCCTTTGACTAATTTATTGTTAAGAAGGGAGAAATCTTCATTTAAAAGTAAATCGCCACATATTTTGAGCATCATTTTTGGGGCAACAATGATGATTGTAAGTAGTGCCCAAACCATTTTCGAAGCAATCCATGGCGAAGATCAAAATCACTGTGAAATATAA
- the SEC2 gene encoding guanine nucleotide exchange factor SEC2 (similar to Saccharomyces cerevisiae SEC2 (YNL272C); ancestral locus Anc_1.81): protein MAESEESKRISGQIASLSTQLIESIDKQSQLEEKLNQARRTIQLQNASAQQSSKVSEELESLKSSVIEKDFLIKELQKQVDGERELRLTAEKAVDELNKEVEDLTASLFDEANNMVATARRESHATEIKNNKLIEQLKEKDSILDTLTLQLKNLKKVLQNLEDANPPHTKNYRGSVIINDNSMPSSTSVKDHTERKSDWPSEYHIDPIYSPNVSSIRYDLSLFQEFLKFIAVLPHCQGIKDSASESHLLRRIVHDEIQPILRIDNASGLGWIVRRTLMSLMMDGLVSVEPLSGLNETYQFGNASPHLKSNAFASPGGTINKDLHLFNFPADSPPIAVYEKCSFCGESRRDVIEHARMHVLKTMTKADDGSLIVTNSFPLCNYCVLKLRQTCEIFAFLRSLKIGAWNLEKISLSSIANGESDKYSKITQSFKPVRKEDKAAHADSESASDSKLPTALANSTTNIQQAWLQLCKLRAMLHWTYIGIWSVNDSIASRFGPVSPQESDTDTSSVKTHDTYALKEVTTEDSFTLRKEYDDEDDDGVECDEEENEKERQVHDDIENAKKTEISKEAVTDANDQIGLGNYANEIESEFDNGETTLSEVDSVSMIPLTDSENNSNLPDVNNPNSTEQLNIGRKKNDLKTEGEGDISFHATNQIMPEANLASKNGVTNEDLRRLTEAGNDELNSSSSNLSNKEDQFDDAREEQSLTR from the coding sequence ATGGCAGAATCTGAAGAATCTAAGCGAATTTCTGGCCAAATAGCGTCACTTTCAACACAGCTAATTGAAAGTATAGATAAGCAATCACAATTGGAGGAAAAATTGAACCAAGCAAGGAGAACGATACAACTCCAGAATGCATCTGCTCAGCAATCTAGTAAAGTTagtgaagaattggagTCCCTTAAAAGCTCGGTGATTGAGAAAGATTTTCTGATCAAAGAGTTACAAAAACAAGTAGATGGCGAAAGGGAACTCCGATTAACGGCCGAGAAAGCCGTTGATGAGCTCAATAAAGAGGTCGAAGATCTGACTGCGTCCCTCTTTGACGAAGCAAATAATATGGTAGCAACAGCTAGAAGGGAAAGTCACGCCACAGAGATTAAAAATAACAAATTGATAGAGCAattaaaggaaaaagattCTATACTAGATACATTAACTCTTCaactgaaaaatctgaagaaggttttgcaaaatctCGAGGATGCAAATCCACCCCATACAAAGAATTATAGAGGGTCTGTCATAATAAATGATAATTCAATGCCATCAAGTACTTCCGTCAAGGATCATACCGAAAGAAAGTCCGATTGGCCTTCAGAATATCACATTGATCCTATATATTCACCAAACGTGTCATCCATAAGGTACGACTTGAGTCTCTTTCAGGAATTCCTTAAATTCATTGCTGTACTCCCTCATTGTCAGGGTATAAAAGATTCAGCTTCAGAATCACACCTATTACGGAGAATAGTTCATGATGAGATACAGCCCATTTTGAGAATAGACAATGCCAGTGGATTAGGATGGATTGTAAGAAGAACTCTTATGTCCCTCATGATGGATGGGCTTGTGTCAGTGGAACCTTTGAGCGGCTTGAACGAAACGTATCAGTTTGGTAATGCGTCACCCCATCTGAAGAGCAATGCCTTTGCCTCTCCTGGAGGAACAATCAACAAAGAccttcatcttttcaattttcctGCTGATTCCCCCCCTATTGCTGtttatgaaaaatgttCGTTTTGTGGAGAATCACGAAGGGATGTTATAGAGCATGCTCGAATGCATGTACTGAAAACAATGACTAAAGCAGATGATGGATCCCTCATTGTTACAAACAGCTTTCCTCTTTGCAACTACTGTGTGTTAAAGCTCAGACAAACTTGTGAAATTTTTGCTTTCTTGAGATCGCTTAAGATAGGAGCCTGGAATCTAGAAAAGATCAGCTTAAGTAGCATAGCAAATGGTGAATCTGATAAATACTCCAAAATCACTCAGAGTTTCAAACCTGTGAGAAAAGAGGATAAGGCGGCACATGCTGATTCCGAATCAGCCTCCGACAGTAAACTTCCTACGGCACTCGCCAATTCAACTACCAACATACAACAAGCATGGCTTCAGCTATGTAAGCTTCGTGCTATGTTGCATTGGACCTACATCGGCATATGGTCTGTGAATGATTCCATAGCTTCCAGGTTTGGTCCCGTCAGCCCACAGGAAAGTGATACCGATACCTCGTCAGTTAAAACTCATGACACATATGCGCTTAAGGAGGTCACCACAGAAGATTCCTTCACACTTAGGAAGGAATatgatgacgaagacgATGATGGAGTAGAATgtgatgaggaagaaaatgaaaaagaaaggcAGGTACACGATGATATTGAGAATGCCAAAAAGACTGAGATTTCTAAAGAAGCAGTCACAGATGCAAACGATCAGATTGGGTTAGGAAACTACGCAAACGAAATTGAATCAGAGTTCGACAATGGAGAGACAACTTTGTCCGAAGTTGATTCGGTTTCAATGATACCACTTACGGATTCCGAGAATAACTCGAATCTTCCCGACGTTAATAATCCCAACAGTACCGAGCAATTGAATATCGGACGGAAAAAGAACGACCTCAAGACAGAAGGGGAAGGAGACATTTCCTTTCATGCTACCAACCAGATTATGCCCGAAGCAAACCTCGCTTCTAAAAATGGTGTTACAAATGAGGATCTGAGACGCCTAACTGAAGCCGGCAATGACGAACTTAACAGTTCATCGAGTAACCTGTCAAATAAAGAAGATCAATTCGATGACGCTCGAGAAGAGCAATCATTAACTCGTTGA
- the BNI1 gene encoding formin BNI1 (similar to Saccharomyces cerevisiae BNI1 (YNL271C); ancestral locus Anc_1.82): MKRGTSTKGSSGSNNSGNDNSSSNTSNTGSGILSNLKRLTNTSTSSNGAQQRIEPSDISSPKKVVVPSRVTNANDLRPLNKKNTLNTQNISQYINSKASNEPSDYRSRSPSVPPNAKHTHSRRSSNQTSILTGHSGLSRQPTNQSFSSSSIISQPSTSNLARFMTSDGVIKLDMPKDTHEIESLFEDIMYKRNIFQSLSPQKQHELMSYDIDKKWLIVKQDLQSELKKMLAKNGGSHPSVPKTSIDLTASSGNLNITSSRSSVVFDNSNVPLAKPSKKNNFASNQISTSNSNSFYELAEKNSTSSTLLSDKINRPPIHYVKKLIADKLSKDEMNDLWVTLRTEQLDWVAIFLEHQGHIAMANVLMTSIYKTAPNSSLNSDTLDKENSFFKCFRVLSMLAQGLQEFSHHSIMADTVANALFSVRLATRKMATEIFVCMLESKNKARFEAVLNALDKKFKVGENLHMVQYMKNLPQHFSHFTSESMFKVVQAWMFSVEKTLEGRGKMGSLVGASDDFKSSGGENAILEYAQWTMVFINHLCNGTDVLNQRILLRTRLENAGFIRIMNKLKVFDYDKLTEQINYYENAKLDDLNLALEAENDTHDINMQDSVQILQKLSDHCKGTENERLLNTLVKHLFLSSARLIENKEDPTKLSKQLKLMDSLVTNISASSTDDNSGMNMAIQRLYDSMQTDEVARRAILESRTLTKKLEEAQAERDILSQKLSAAGNGLVGQLEVELQERDNILAKTQRVTRQLQSELEELKKKHLLEKHEHEVELRKMLTLFNSRTGETESSKDRQVRSNVPGTLDPERQTSIQRVLQEGLQKTKKDISTDSKRFGITLQPNKRLEQLRSRMEDIESQARELEMTNFADHKAKVLQAPVEIQKGTQFKVHKEQSVHKLNELRKALGDIQRETNDVSKFNVEERVNELFNEKKNQALKRLKELETQYKNYGLELNLDDFSDINSRSDKSCSDNIHSTLDPKAFQRKLDEMNRIADELAELKSHIVEGNVQDYSSSSSEEDGLEESRTIADQSSTYSGQSGNSFLETLSQRYGTGQNEFSSPVSSLNNLKPHQKSFAARMKRSSVSAPFLDELSKRVSKAEPLEDNEKEPKSSSTEKSHLQNAVAATIDSADGKKPFSNKSTTSSENEKRSPLSSESVNEKLDSAHAQAPPPPPPPPPPPLPSLLTTDNKEEKDPVGATIPPPPPPPPPPPLLFSKGPNGDALPPPPLPPSLTPRLQSPSPPPPPPFPMMGQKSSSRTAIPSPLLPQSPSLFSSYPRPQKRLKQLHWEKLDATDNSIWSSGEAEKFAGDLYEKGVLADLEKAFVAREIKSLKSRKKDDLQKISFLSHDISQQFGINLHMFSQLTVDDLISKILKCDRELLNTPSVIDFLSKSEIIEVSTNLAKNYAPYSIDWEGVKSAKDVKPPEKDPTDLQRADQLYLQLMFNLQPYWGSRMRALKLVTSFEREYSDLISKLRKVDKAVAAVEKSNGLKNVFNVILAVGNYMNDTNKQAQGFKLSTLQRLTFIKDTNNNMTFLNYVEKIVRENYPSFNDFLTELQPVIEVTKVSIDQLVSDCMEFCQSIINVERSIEIGNLSDSSKFHPSDRVLSKVLPALPEARKKSDLLDEEVRLSIMEFEGLMQRYGEDSGDKFAKNSFFKKFADFIAEYKRAQTQNIKAEEEERIYERHKKMIEEQQKRLKEQEAVQNETNSDSGDSKGSEDRRAMMDKLLDQLKNAGPTKSDPSSARKRAMIRKKLTADKDATDHLMQDIDNGDDTMIYSPENTMKTPNAVLDQSPTPGVADAPIEEQDSYSPSKSQRESDSAQEVIGDRAKALLNELRGSEFSPEKRDSSSAEHRERLRARRRKTNTELPSGNKLRFFGDEEDEDNNVTADTRSDLLKVADTESLAGPERLAKPKLDQHNGGVITETD, from the coding sequence AGTATAATATCACAGCCCTCTACCTCTAATTTGGCTAGATTTATGACTTCGGATGGCGTAATAAAGCTAGACATGCCTAAGGATACTCATGAGATTGAGAGCTTGTTTGAAGACATCATgtataaaagaaatatcTTCCAATCCCTGTCGCCCCAAAAGCAACACGAACTTATGAGTTACGATATCGACAAGAAGTGGTTAATCGTTAAACAGGATCTTCAAAgtgaattgaagaaaatgctaGCCAAGAACGGTGGCTCTCACCCGTCAGTCCCTAAGACAAGCATAGACCTAACCGCAAGTTCAGGAAATCTTAATATCACATCGTCTAGATCATCGGTAGTTTTCGATAATAGTAATGTACCGTTGGCAAAACCtagcaaaaaaaacaattttgcGTCAAATCAAATATCGACCAGTAACAGCAACAGTTTTTATGAGTTGGCAGAGAAAAATTCCACTAGCTCAACTTTATTGTCAGATAAAATTAATAGACCACCAATTCATTATGTCAAAAAACTGATAGCTGATAAGCTATCAAAAGACGAAATGAATGATTTGTGGGTTACTTTACGAACAGAACAGTTGGACTGGgttgccatttttttagAGCATCAGGGCCACATAGCTATGGCAAATGTATTAATGACATCAATATACAAAACGGCTCCaaattcatctttgaattcagaCACGCTTGACAAGGagaattcatttttcaagtgtTTTAGGGTTCTTTCCATGCTTGCTCAAGGTTTACAAGAATTTTCACATCATTCTATCATGGCTGATACTGTTGCAAATGCTTTATTTTCAGTAAGGCTTGCCACAAGAAAAATGGCTACTGAAATATTTGTATGCATGTTGGAAAGTAAGAATAAAGCAAGGTTTGAAGCTGTTCTAAATGCTCTGGAcaagaaattcaaagtCGGCGAGAACTTGCATATGGTACAATATATGAAGAATTTACCGCAGCACTTTTCACATTTCACTTCGGAAAGCATGTTCAAGGTAGTACAAGCTTGGATGTTTTCTGTGGAAAAGACTTTAGAAGGTCGAGGTAAAATGGGATCGCTAGTGGGAGCATctgatgatttcaaatcatcTGGAGGTGAGAATGCCATTTTAGAGTATGCTCAGTGGACAATGGTTTTCATAAATCATCTTTGCAATGGTACGGACGTTTTAAATCAGAGAATCCTATTAAGAACTCGCTTAGAGAATGCAGGCTTCATAAGAATTATGAATAAGCTAAAAGTTTTTGATTATGATAAGCTCACTGAGCAAATAAACTATTACGAAAACGCTAAACTTGATGACCTCAATTTAGCATTAGAAGCGGAGAATGATACTCACGACATAAATATGCAAGATTCCGTGcagattcttcaaaagctttCTGACCACTGTAAGGGAACTGAGAATGAAAGGCTGTTGAACACATTGGTCAAACACTTATTCCTCTCGAGTGCGAGGCTaatagaaaacaaagaagaTCCAACAAAACTATCTAAGCAGCTTAAGCTCATGGATTCTTTAGTAACCAATATAAGtgcttcttcaacagaTGATAATTCAGGGATGAACATGGCTATTCAGCGACTTTACGATTCAATGCAAACCGATGAAGTAGCGCGTCGTGCAATTCTGGAGAGCAGGACATTGACCAAAAAGCTGGAAGAAGCACAAGCAGAACGAGATATTTTAAGCCAAAAGTTGAGTGCTGCGGGAAATGGTCTTGTAGGTCAACTTGAGGTTGAATTGCAAGAAAGGGACAACATTTTGGCCAAAACGCAGAGAGTAACGCGACAATTACAATCAGAGTtagaagaattgaagaaaaaacatcTTTTAGAAAAGCATGAACACGAGGTTGAGCTTCGTAAAATGTTGACTTTATTCAATTCCAGAACAGGAGAAACTGAAAGCTCGAAGGACAGGCAGGTCAGATCCAACGTTCCAGGCACTCTAGATCCAGAAAGACAAACAAGCATCCAACGGGTACTTCAAGAAGGTTTGcaaaaaaccaaaaaagaTATAAGTACTGACTCAAAGAGATTTGGAATCACTTTACAGCCTAATAAGAGACTCGAACAACTGCGATCTCGAATGGAAGACATTGAATCACAAGCAAGAGAACTTGAAATGACTAACTTCGCGGATCATAAGGCCAAAGTATTACAGGCGCCTGTGGAGATTCAAAAAGGCACACAGTTCAAGGTACATAAAGAACAAAGCGTCCATAAGTTGAATGAACTAAGAAAGGCCTTAGGTGACATTCAGAGAGAAACGAATGATGTTTCTAAGTTTAATGTGGAAGAAAGAGTTAATGAACTATTTAACGAGAAGAAAAACCAAGCGCTTAAAAGATTGAAGGAGCTGGAGACTCAATATAAGAACTATGGATTGGAACTGAATTTAGATGACTTTTCAGATATAAATTCTCGGTCTGATAAAAGTTGCAGCGATAATATACACTCGACTCTCGACCCTAAGGCCTTCCAGCGAAAGTTAGATGAAATGAACAGAATTGCGGATGAATTAGCGGAATTAAAAAGCCATATAGTAGAGGGCAATGTCCAAGATTATTCCTCGTCCTCGAGCGAAGAGGATGGTCTAGAAGAATCAAGGACAATTGCCGATCAGAGCAGCACATATTCTGGTCAATCAGGAAACTCATTTCTCGAAACACTATCTCAAAGGTATGGAACAGGTCAGAACGAATTTAGTTCACCTGTCTCAAGcttgaacaatttgaagCCTCATCAAAAGTCATTTGCCGCACGAATGAAAAGGTCTAGCGTCTCTGCACCATTTTTGGATGAGCTTTCTAAAAGGGTATCTAAGGCTGAACCTCTTGAAGATAACGAAAAAGAACCCAAATCAAGCTCAACAGAAAAGTCGCACTTACAGAATGCTGTTGCGGCGACCATAGATTCAGCCGATGGAAAGAAACCTTTCTCCAATAAATCTACCACATCTTCAGAGAACGAGAAAAGGAGTCCTTTGTCATCGGAAAGtgttaatgaaaaattagaCTCTGCGCATGCGCAAGCTCCGCCACCGCCTCCACCACCTCCTCCGCCTCCACTTCCTTCTTTGCTCACCACGGACAAcaaagaggaaaaagatCCCGTGGGAGCTACAATCCCgccaccaccaccacctcCTCCCCCCCCTCCTCTTCTGTTCTCCAAAGGGCCAAATGGCGATGCTCTTCCTCCGCCGCCTTTGCCTCCTTCTCTGACTCCACGTTTGCAATCTCCATCTCCACCACCACCGCCACCTTTTCCTATGATGGGTCAGAAAAGCAGTAGCAGAACGGCGATTCCTTCTCCCTTATTACCACAGTCTCCTTCTTTGTTTTCGAGCTATCCTCGCCCACAAAAGCGGCTCAAACAACTGCATTGGGAAAAGCTGGATGCAACAGACAACTCCATCTGGTCTTCAGGAGAggcagaaaaatttgctgGAGATTTATATGAAAAGGGTGTTCTTGCTGATCTGGAAAAGGCATTTGTGGCAAGAGAGATCAAGTCTTTAAAatccagaaaaaaagacGACCTGCAGAAgatttctttcctttcgCATGACATTTCACAGCAATTTGGTATAAACTTGCACATGTTCTCGCAGCTGACCGTTGATGActtgatttcaaagatacTGAAATGCGACAGagaacttttgaatacTCCAAGCGTTATCGATTTCTTATCAAAGTCTGAGATAATTGAGGTGTCAACAAACTTGGCAAAGAACTACGCTCCTTATTCGATTGATTGGGAAGGTGTCAAATCAGCCAAGGATGTGAAACCACCTGAAAAAGATCCTACAGATTTACAAAGAGCCGATCAACTGTATTTGCAACTAATGTTTAATCTTCAACCTTATTGGGGGTCGCGTATGAGAGCCTTGAAACTTGTCACTTCATTTGAACGCGAATACAGTGATTtaatatcaaaattgagaaaagtCGATAAggctgttgctgctgtcgAAAAATCTAACGGATTgaagaatgttttcaacGTCATTTTGGCTGTAGGTAATTACATGAACGACACGAACAAACAAGCACAAGGTTTCAAGTTATCCACTTTACAGAGACTAACATTTATTAAGGATACCAATAATAATAtgacatttttgaattatgTCGAAAAAATTGTAAGGGAGAATTATCCGTCattcaatgattttctGACAGAACTACAGCCTGTCATCGAAGTTACAAAAGTCTCAATTGACCAACTTGTTTCCGATTGTATGGAGTTTTGCCAATCAATAATTAATGTGGAAAGATCCATAGAAATCGGCAACTTGAGCGACTCGTCGAAATTTCACCCCTCCGATAGAGTCTTAAGTAAGGTTCTTCCTGCTCTTCCTGAGGCACGGAAGAAAAGTGATTTACTCGATGAAGAGGTTCGACTTTCCATTATGGAATTTGAAGGGCTAATGCAAAGATACGGTGAGGATTCTGGTGAtaaatttgcaaagaattcttttttcaaaaagttcgCCGATTTCATTGCTGAATACAAAAGAGCTCAAactcaaaatatcaaggccgaagaggaagaaagaatatACGAGAGGCATAAGAAGATGATCGAAGAACAGCAGAAAAGACTCAAAGAACAGGAAGCTGTGCAAAATGAAACCAATTCCGATTCTGGTGATAGTAAAGGCTCCGAAGATAGGCGTGCAATGATGGATAAGTTATTGGATCAACTGAAAAACGCTGGTCCCACCAAATCTGATCCCTCTTCAGCCAGAAAGCGTGCAATGATTAGAAAAAAGCTCACCGCTGACAAAGATGCGACAGATCACTTGATGCAAGATATTGACAACGgtgatgatactatgatataTTCGCCGGAAAATACTATGAAAACTCCGAACGCTGTTTTGGATCAGTCGCCAACACCAGGGGTTGCTGATGCTCCTATTGAGGAACAAGATTCTTATTCCCCTTCAAAATCACAAAGAGAATCTGACTCTGCTCAAGAAGTTATTGGAGATCGAGCGAAGGCCTTATTAAATGAGTTACGGGGAAGTGAGTTTTCTCCAGAAAAGCGAGACTCTTCTTCGGCAGAACACAGGGAACGGTTAAGAGCACGAAGAAGGAAAACAAATACGGAGCTGCCATCTGGCAATAAGCTACGCTTTTTCGgcgatgaagaagatgaggataATAATGTGACTGCCGACACTCGATCAGATTTGCTAAAAGTAGCCGACACCGAATCACTGGCAGGACCCGAACGACTGGCAAAACCCAAACTTGATCAGCATAATGGCGGCGTCATTACAGAAACCGATTGA